A section of the Thioflexithrix psekupsensis genome encodes:
- a CDS encoding AAA family ATPase — translation MIRFTSTDNYIVTEDLMLSVNAALTLQRPLLIKGEPGTGKTRLAEEVAKRLNAPLLQWHIKSTTKAQQGLYEYDAVARLRDSQLGDSRVHDIGQYIVKGKLWQAFESDVPVVLLIDEIDKADIEFPNDLLLELDKMEFYVYETSTQIKAKHRPMVFITSNNEKELPDAFLRRCFFHYIKFPDKDTMTDIIAVHFPQLKKTLLREALEIFFEIRELPGLKKKPSTSELLDWLKLLMAEDITPEVLREHNERQLIPPLYGALLKNEQDVHLFERLIFTLRRQQRS, via the coding sequence ATGATACGCTTTACCAGTACAGATAATTATATTGTTACGGAAGACTTAATGTTATCCGTGAATGCGGCTTTAACCTTACAGCGACCGTTGTTAATTAAAGGCGAACCCGGTACGGGTAAAACACGTTTGGCTGAGGAAGTGGCTAAACGTTTAAATGCGCCTTTATTACAATGGCATATTAAATCGACCACTAAGGCGCAACAAGGTTTATACGAATATGATGCGGTGGCGCGTTTGCGTGATTCTCAATTGGGAGATAGCCGCGTGCATGATATTGGCCAGTATATTGTCAAGGGTAAATTGTGGCAGGCTTTTGAATCTGATGTGCCAGTGGTGTTATTAATTGATGAGATTGATAAAGCGGATATTGAATTTCCTAATGATTTGCTTTTAGAATTGGATAAAATGGAGTTTTATGTGTATGAAACGTCTACCCAAATCAAGGCAAAACATCGCCCAATGGTGTTTATTACCAGTAATAATGAGAAAGAATTACCTGATGCGTTTTTACGCCGTTGTTTTTTTCATTATATTAAATTTCCCGATAAAGACACCATGACCGATATTATCGCGGTACATTTTCCCCAATTGAAAAAAACCTTGTTGCGCGAAGCCTTAGAAATCTTTTTTGAAATTCGAGAATTGCCGGGGTTAAAGAAAAAACCATCGACTTCAGAATTATTAGATTGGTTAAAATTACTCATGGCCGAGGACATTACTCCCGAAGTGTTGCGCGAACATAATGAACGCCAACTGATTCCGCCTTTATATGGTGCATTATTGAAAAATGAGCAGGATGTGCATTTATTTGAACGGTTAATTTTTACCTTACGCCGTCAACAACGTTCTTAA